TTACTCCCTACTATTTCTTCATCCCAGGAAGCAGAGATTACGCCATAACTGAGCCCCAACACCCCTAAACCAAAAAAGCCCATACTTAATAGCAACACTGCAATGTTGGGCACTTTAAACCAGCCGTGGCTGACAATGATATAGCTGGCAACAAATGTAGCCATGGCCAAAGTTGTTGGTAGTCCACAAAATAGTGCCATCCGCTGTACCATGCGATCGCTTACAACTTTTGGCACTGCCATTTCTTCTTTGGTAAATTTCGTCCTCTCAGGCTTTTGAGGATTTTCCGCAGAAGGTGTTTTTTCAGGCTTTTTTGCCGTTTCTGCAGCAGGGGTGAGTTTTGTTTTCGCTGGTTTTTGACGCTTTTTGCTTGGTTCAAAGGGCAAGCGATTGCCTTGAGGTTCAGGTGCCATAAACTCTACTACTCCCTAACCACGAATACCAAGGCGAGCAATCAAAGCTTGATAACGTTGTCTATCTTCTTGCTGGATGTACGATAAAAGCCGCTTGCGTTGACCAATCAGCTTCAGTAATCCTCGTCGGGAAGAATGATCTTTCTGATTTCCTCTAAGATGTTCGCTGAGTCGGTTAATCCGCTCAGTCAGCATAGCAATTTGGACTTCCGACGAGCCAGTGTCAGTGTCATGAAGCTGGTAGTCGGAAATTAGCTCTTGTTTGCGCTGTTGCGTCAGTGCCATGATTTACCCAGTGTTTTATAATTGCAGCGATTTCCCATTCTATCACAGCCTTTCTAGTGTCCAAAAACCTAACTGAGCGGTACTAGTGGTCAGGGATCTATGAGGTATTAGCTAATCATAGTAGCTGCGACTGTTGAAGCCGGATCGAGGATTGGCTTTCGAGAAGCTAGGTCAAATCGATATCCGTCTGGCAGAATATGAAGCTTTGCTCCGCAAATTGCTAAAGCCTCATCTTTCAAGAGTCCTTGCAGGTTGCTATGGGTAATATCTGCCACATTAACAACGGTAACAGCACCTTCCCCAACCACTTCAAGCTCGTTACCGTTCACCACTATAGCTGTATTCTCGTCAATACCAAATCCCAGGACAGCTGGCTGCTGTGCCAATGCTGAGAGTAAGCGTCCCAGACGTCCGCGTTGGGAGAAATGCTGATCGATCACCACTCCTGGCAAGAAACCCATACCGGGACCCATTTCTACAACTTCAACCCGCGGATTTGTCTCAGAGTCGCCTTCAACAATCATTACGTCTGGCATCACAGCAGCTCCCGCACTTGTGCCTCCCACCACGCTTCCTTCAGAGTAACGTTTGTGAATGGCAGCGTCGAGTTCACTATCCTTCAGGATGTCGGTGATGCGTGCTTGGTCTCCTCCCGTAAAAAATATGCCAGTGGCTTTCTCAATTGCTTCCAACGCACTAGATGAAGTCGTATCTTCCCGCGTTACAGTATCAACGATGCGAGCATCCTCAACTCCTAGCCGTTCAAACACTCTAATATAATTTTCTCCCACTTCCCGAGGTAGCTCTGTTGCAGCTGTCATGATGACAATTCGAGCCTTGACACCTCCGGCGCGTCGAACGAATTCTCGTAGGATTTTGCAATCACCCTCTTTATCTTCCGCTCCGCCAATAATCACCAGCTGCCCACGGGTTTCACTCATAAAAATAATGATTCCAGGTTTTTAAGTAAGTAATTTTAATAAAGCATAACAATCTAGACTGTTGTCACAACCTAACGGTAGATTTTAATACAGAAATTTAATTAATAATCCTGTATAGAGGCTGACACTCTTTCATTGGTTATATGCATTGCAGAAGAGCAAGAATGGTGCGTGGTTCCGGTTCTATTAAACAAAAAAAGACCCCTCATTCCCCGGGTCAAATCAGAAGTATATTGCGTCTATGTATTTGTTAGGTGAGTCTAATTAACTTTGCTGTTGAGCAAGTTGCGTAAGAAAGAGTATGCGTGTTCTAGTGGTAGATGCCTGGGTTTACCTTTGAAAACAATTTGGTACTCATTTTTATTTGAGCCATCACCATAACCAGAAATTAGTTTTCGGTGAAAAGCTTCCTCAGCCAGTTGTTGAACTTCATCTCTGAGTTCAACTATTGTGCCTTTCATATCCTGCTGTCTCCGATAAGGTTTTTATTATACTTTCCTTATAAACAACTTAAGTTTAGATTGCACCTTTCAAAGGTTGTATTTTTGGTTGGGGAAACTATTTTTAGTTTTCAATGCTTAAAAATACTGCTAGTTAAATTTACCTAAGATACTCTTGATCCTGCACTTGCAATAACAATGGCAACAACGCAAACTGTAGATGCACCTCTTTTTCCTCAAGGCTGAGGTTTTTCTTATTAGGACACCAAAAATATCTAACTAAAGGTGGTAGCTTACAAGACAACTGTTAATAGAAGATTCGTTTTTTTGCTCAGTTTAATTAGAGTATGCCTTTAGGTAGCTGAAGAGTCAGTGCCAATAGGGGTAATGTCAAAATTGGTGCGAATGAAGAAGTTTTATCATTACCACTTTAAATTTAGATTCACAAGAGTATTTATCCATATATATACTGTCATCTTAAAGTAGTTAGTCAAAGGGAGGATATTTAATGGTTCTAGAGCAATTTTCTGAGCTAGTCCGTGTCAATGCTAGAAAAACTGACGTATTTGACATCTTCAATTTCAAGCATTACATGGGTCCGAACCCATATTTAGATACAGCAGCACTAGTATTCGATTTCGCTCTCACTAAGTATAACCAACCTCTGCCGATTGATGAATATGTCTCGCAGATTGGCGATCACTATCCCCATATACCAGATGAAACCTATGAATCTTATGGTCATTTGTTTGCCCGAACAGTGTCAGAGGTGGGTAAACTTGACATGGGATTGCATCTTAACCATTGGAACGTAAAACTTTATCCAGAATTTGTCAGGATTAGCGTGCAGTCGCTCCATGCACGCACAAGTCGGGCAGTAGTTTACTTTGTTTGGGACTGGTTTGAAGCTATTACTCAAAACCAAGACATCGTCTTTGAGGAGCAAATCAAGAACCTGCAAAACCAGTTTCGGCAATCTGTTTACGGTGGTCCCACAGTTTATGCTTTGTTACGCACAGCCTCCGAGAAAGGTATTCCCGCCTTTTACTTGTGGGACGAAGGACTGATGCAATACGGCTATGGAAAAAAACAAGTTCGTGGTGTAGCGACGACATTTGACTGTGATAGTCATATCGATTCAGACTTTACTACCCGCAAGGATGACTGCAAGGCTTTCTTAAGCACACTTGGCTTTCCAGTACCGAAGGGTGATATTGTGATCTCCCGTGAAGAAGCTCTGATGGCAGCAAAGGAGATTGGCTACCCAGTAGCAGTTAAGCCGGTGGCAGGACATAAAGGTATTGGAGTGACGGCTGAGGTGCAAGATTCGGAGGAACTGAAATCTGCTTTTGCTAGAGCCGTTAAGGCAATTCCAGAGGAGCAGTCGATCCGGGTAATCGTAGAAAAAAGCCTGACGGGAGCAGATTTTCGCTTGTTATGTGTCAATGGCAGATTTGTTGCTGCCACCGAACGCCGTCCGGCATCAGTGGTAGGTGATGGTAAATCTAATATTGCCGAGTTAATCAGGCGCGAAAACCGCACCAAAGCTCGATTGGATACACCGACTTCGCCGATGAGTAAAATTCAATCTGACGAGTCAATGGAGATGTATTTAGAGGAACAAGGCTTGTCATTAGATAGTGTACTGGAAGCGGGTCGTACTGTGTATCTTCGTAAAGTAGCGAATCTTTCAGCAGGAGGTGTAAGCATAGATGCAACGCCCACAGTTCACCCTGACAATATCATTTTGGCACAAGACGTTGCCCAGCATTTCCGGCTGACTTGCTTAGGGATTGATGTAATTGCTCCTAGTCTCGCCAAATCCTGGAAATCTGGCACCTTTGGTATCCTCGAAATCAACGCTGCTCCGGGCATCTTCATGCATCTTAACCCGGCAGTTGGTGAAAGTGTTGATGTACCTTCGCATATCCTTGAAACCTTTTTTGAGTCTGAGGCGGATGCAAGGATACCGCTGATCACTTTCAACCGGATCTCAATTCAAGAACTCCAAGAAACGATTGACCATATCCTTCTCCAACACCCTAACTGGATGATTGGTGCTGTTTGTCGTGATGCAGTATTTGTCAATCGCTCCGAGAAAATTCTGAATAAGGAATATAACAGCAACATCCAAAACCTGCTGCGTAATCCCCAGCTTGACTTGCTGATTGCCGAGTATGGGGAAGATGTTCTGGAGAGGGATGGAATGTTTTACTACGGCAGCAACATGGTAGTGCTGAATAATCCTACGGAAACGGAGATGATGCTGACGCGGGATGTATTTGATGACTCCACTATAGTTGTCAAGCAGGGAGATAATATCTCAATCCGACGAAAAGGCTTGATCGAACAGTACGAACTTGGCTCAACTGAACCATTTAGCCGTGTCTATCTAAAGGAAATCCCAACGATTCTGTAAGCTTTTTTTAACGCAGACTATCGCGGAGTTGTCTCTGTGTCCCTCTGCGTTAAAAAACTTCAAGTGTATGGCTTGATCAAGTCGATTGCTCAATCATCACGGTTTCCTCTAGCTAAGGTCACGATCACCCGAACTAATTCATTCGGTTCAACTGGTTTGGCAAGATGGCGTTGGAATCCGGCGGCGAGTGCTTGTTGTTCGTCGGCTTCGGCGGCATAGGCAGTCAGGGCGATCGCCAGAATATTTCCTCCTGCCTGCGATCGCTCCCTAATTTGGCGCATCAGCGTGTAGCCGTCTACGTCAGGCATGCCAATATCGCTGATCAGAACATCCGGTGTAAAGGAATCAAACGCTGCTAATGCCTCTGCTGCGGAGGCAGCCACTGTGACTGATGCCCCTGCCTGCTCTAGGATGGTGAGTACAAGCTCCTGCATATCCACTTCGTCGTCCACAACTAAAATGCGTAAGCTAATCAAAGGGAAGGAGGCAGGAGTCAGGAGTAAAGCGTTCTGTGCTTCATCCTTCATTCCTTTGCCCTCCTCCCTCAAAAGCGGCAGTCGCACGATGAAGGTTGCTCCAAGCCCTTCTCCCTGGCTCTCTACTTTAACAGTGCCGCCATGCAGTTCTGTGAGATAGCAGACGATCGCCAATCCTAATCCTAAGCCACCAAACTTGCGTGTGGTGGTGCTGTCTTCCTGACGGAAATATTCAAATACATAAGGCAAAAATTCTGGGCGGATGCCCTTGCCAGTATCCTTAACAGTGATTTGAGTTTCTGTGCCAACCCTTTGCAGTTGGACTTCTACACTTCCCCCTTCAGGGGTAAACTTAATCGCATTCGTGAGCAGATTCCAAACGATTTGCTGTAAACGTGCGGAGTCACCTGCTACAGGTTCTAAATCAGCAGCAAACTGAGTTTGAATTTCAATCCCTTTCGCTTCGGCTGCCAATCGGACGGTTTCGAGCGCGGCTTGAATTGTGGCAACCAAGTTGACGGGACAGACGTTCAAAACCATTTTGCCCCGGAGAATCCGCGAAATATCGAGCAGATCTTCGATTAATTGCGTTTGCAGTTTGGCGTTGCGCTCGATCGTTTCCAGCGCCCGCTTTGTCCCTTGTTCATCAAATTTGCGGGTCTGAAGCAGCCTTGTCCAGCCGAGGATGGGGTTGAGGGGCGATCTCAACTCATGGGACAGCACTGCCAAAAATTCATCTTTGATGCGGTTGGCGGTTTCGGCTTCCTCCCGTGCGGCACGTTCTCGCGCTAAGAGTTGTTCGCGTTCTGCTTCGGCTTGCTTGCGGTCGGTGATGTCGAGCGAAACTCCTAAGATTTGATGAGGTAATCCCTCTACCGTTCGATTAAACACAACGCTCTGCGAATACATCCAACGCCACTCGCCGTTAGCATGATGAACCCGATACTCAACCCTTAGAGTTATATCCTCTGGCGCGGAACGAAATGCCTCAAAGTAGGAGGATAAGCATACTACATCGTCTGGGTGAATGACCGTTGGGATAACGTCCGCTCCCATTGCCTGAATTTGCTCAGGCGTATAGCCTAATAAATCCGTAATTTGACGACTAGTGTAAACGTTCCGCTGTTCGAGCAAGTCATGCACAAACAGAATTCCAGGCATGGCTTCAACGATTTGCTGACTGTAGTGCTGACTCTCTTGTAACTGAGCTTCGAGCTGTTTTCGGGCGGTAATATTCTCAAACGCCAATCCTAAACAGTAATCCGGTAGCGGAAACGCTTTCAAGCTATAAATACCTGCAGCAATGCCGTCCTCGCTGTAGGAAACCTCTCCTAAATCCAGGGCTTGTCCGGTGCGAACCACATTCACATACTGCTGCACCAGAGGCGTTTGCAGCAGCATAGGAAAACTTTCAGCCATTGTGGTGCCAATCAATTGCTCAAACTCAACCCCAGTGGCTTCTGATGCGGCAGGATTCGCAATTGATAAGCGGAAGGAGCCTGCATCATCAAGGTCTTCGAGTTGCCAAACAACAATTCCTACCTGAGCATTGCGAACCACATCGGCATATAGTTGCAGACGATGTTCAGCCTGTTTGCGTTCAGTAATGTCAGCACAAAAAACTGACAAGCTGCCATCCAAATTTGGGTAGACCCGATTTTCAAACCAGCGGCTCCAAGGACTATATAACGTCTCAAAATAGACGGGCGTTTGCTGAGACATTGCTTGCTGAAGGTGCTGGTAAAACTCGTTGCCGACTGCCTCTGGAAACAATTCCCAAACACTCCGACCGATGACATCTGCTCGCGGCATTGCGATGATTTCAAGTAGGCGATCATTGACGTAGGTGTAGCGCCAGTCGCAATCTAATACGAAAAAGCCATCGCGCATACTCGACAAAATTGCTTCTACCTGTTCCTTGGCTGCCTCAGCTTCTAGCCGCAGTGCCTGTTGTTGCTGAGCGGTTGCCCGTCGTAGTTGGGCTAACTTCAAATTTGCTTCTACCCGTGCCAGCAGTTCGCGCGCAGAA
This window of the Chroococcidiopsis sp. CCMEE 29 genome carries:
- a CDS encoding PAM68 family protein encodes the protein MAPEPQGNRLPFEPSKKRQKPAKTKLTPAAETAKKPEKTPSAENPQKPERTKFTKEEMAVPKVVSDRMVQRMALFCGLPTTLAMATFVASYIIVSHGWFKVPNIAVLLLSMGFFGLGVLGLSYGVISASWDEEIVGSKLGWQEFKVNWGRMVSAWRSTRQKNV
- the rpsO gene encoding 30S ribosomal protein S15, producing the protein MALTQQRKQELISDYQLHDTDTGSSEVQIAMLTERINRLSEHLRGNQKDHSSRRGLLKLIGQRKRLLSYIQQEDRQRYQALIARLGIRG
- a CDS encoding cyanophycinase encodes the protein MSETRGQLVIIGGAEDKEGDCKILREFVRRAGGVKARIVIMTAATELPREVGENYIRVFERLGVEDARIVDTVTREDTTSSSALEAIEKATGIFFTGGDQARITDILKDSELDAAIHKRYSEGSVVGGTSAGAAVMPDVMIVEGDSETNPRVEVVEMGPGMGFLPGVVIDQHFSQRGRLGRLLSALAQQPAVLGFGIDENTAIVVNGNELEVVGEGAVTVVNVADITHSNLQGLLKDEALAICGAKLHILPDGYRFDLASRKPILDPASTVAATMIS
- a CDS encoding acetate--CoA ligase family protein; protein product: MVLEQFSELVRVNARKTDVFDIFNFKHYMGPNPYLDTAALVFDFALTKYNQPLPIDEYVSQIGDHYPHIPDETYESYGHLFARTVSEVGKLDMGLHLNHWNVKLYPEFVRISVQSLHARTSRAVVYFVWDWFEAITQNQDIVFEEQIKNLQNQFRQSVYGGPTVYALLRTASEKGIPAFYLWDEGLMQYGYGKKQVRGVATTFDCDSHIDSDFTTRKDDCKAFLSTLGFPVPKGDIVISREEALMAAKEIGYPVAVKPVAGHKGIGVTAEVQDSEELKSAFARAVKAIPEEQSIRVIVEKSLTGADFRLLCVNGRFVAATERRPASVVGDGKSNIAELIRRENRTKARLDTPTSPMSKIQSDESMEMYLEEQGLSLDSVLEAGRTVYLRKVANLSAGGVSIDATPTVHPDNIILAQDVAQHFRLTCLGIDVIAPSLAKSWKSGTFGILEINAAPGIFMHLNPAVGESVDVPSHILETFFESEADARIPLITFNRISIQELQETIDHILLQHPNWMIGAVCRDAVFVNRSEKILNKEYNSNIQNLLRNPQLDLLIAEYGEDVLERDGMFYYGSNMVVLNNPTETEMMLTRDVFDDSTIVVKQGDNISIRRKGLIEQYELGSTEPFSRVYLKEIPTIL
- a CDS encoding response regulator; this encodes MESNQASSSSPSFARILLADDNADMRDYVKRLLTQRYEVEAVADGVVALAAIRQNPPDLVLADVMMPAMDGFELLRSLRSDPTTQEIPIILLSARAGEEARVEGLEAGADDYLIKPFSARELLARVEANLKLAQLRRATAQQQQALRLEAEAAKEQVEAILSSMRDGFFVLDCDWRYTYVNDRLLEIIAMPRADVIGRSVWELFPEAVGNEFYQHLQQAMSQQTPVYFETLYSPWSRWFENRVYPNLDGSLSVFCADITERKQAEHRLQLYADVVRNAQVGIVVWQLEDLDDAGSFRLSIANPAASEATGVEFEQLIGTTMAESFPMLLQTPLVQQYVNVVRTGQALDLGEVSYSEDGIAAGIYSLKAFPLPDYCLGLAFENITARKQLEAQLQESQHYSQQIVEAMPGILFVHDLLEQRNVYTSRQITDLLGYTPEQIQAMGADVIPTVIHPDDVVCLSSYFEAFRSAPEDITLRVEYRVHHANGEWRWMYSQSVVFNRTVEGLPHQILGVSLDITDRKQAEAEREQLLARERAAREEAETANRIKDEFLAVLSHELRSPLNPILGWTRLLQTRKFDEQGTKRALETIERNAKLQTQLIEDLLDISRILRGKMVLNVCPVNLVATIQAALETVRLAAEAKGIEIQTQFAADLEPVAGDSARLQQIVWNLLTNAIKFTPEGGSVEVQLQRVGTETQITVKDTGKGIRPEFLPYVFEYFRQEDSTTTRKFGGLGLGLAIVCYLTELHGGTVKVESQGEGLGATFIVRLPLLREEGKGMKDEAQNALLLTPASFPLISLRILVVDDEVDMQELVLTILEQAGASVTVAASAAEALAAFDSFTPDVLISDIGMPDVDGYTLMRQIRERSQAGGNILAIALTAYAAEADEQQALAAGFQRHLAKPVEPNELVRVIVTLARGNRDD